One segment of Panicum virgatum strain AP13 chromosome 3K, P.virgatum_v5, whole genome shotgun sequence DNA contains the following:
- the LOC120701087 gene encoding uncharacterized protein LOC120701087 produces MDPNQSHDGSQGGFPGGNMPPYPWNPYMYGYQGPQSWFPQGLPQFPPTVPMMHPGSNSPQLFDPAENAAASTQIDEEDVDQPPVSAAETSKGKRSKGSNFSPEEDVNLVKSWLEISCDPIISTGQKKDGMWFRILQRYDLRRGAYPERSVKSLQNRWDTIKAEVGKFSSFHADVIRENPSRLSDADKDPKVRSFGKSGGRDDTINLGYDNSSPTGSAEKRPPGRDTSKVPKKKAKSSAGSTSSMEYASKMQDLSLQKISMMQEETARKNDRFQQLALIDEKRYEEMRSHNQSLILLEQEKIQLMREKHDMEKAEKEQKEDERILAINLDSCPPPLRTYYEIRQHGILEKAAARRRNEQGP; encoded by the exons ATGGATCCTAATCAATCACATGATGGTTCACAGGGAGGATTTCCTGGCGGCAACATGCCTCCATACCCCTGGAACCCATACATGTATGGCTACCAAGGTCCTCAATCTTGGTTCCCTCAAGGGTTGCCACAGTTTCCACCCACTGTCCCAATGATGCATCCTGGTAGCAACAGTCCACAATTGTTTGATCCTGCTGAAAACGCAGCCGCATCTACACAAATCGATGAGGAAGATGTGGATCAACCTCCCGTGTCTGCAGCTGAAACCTCCAAAGGAAAGAGGAGCAAAGGCAGCAATTTCAGCCCAGAAGAGGATGTAAACCTAGTCAAGTCATGGCTGGAGATAAGTTGTGACCCAATTATAAGTACAGGACAAAAAAAGGATGGCATGTGGTTTAGGATTCTGCAGCGATACGACTTGAGGAGGGGAGCGTACCCAGAAAGGTCTGTGAAGTCTCTACAGAACCGTTGGGACACTATCAAGGCTGAAGTGGGGAAGTTCTCATCCTTCCATGCTGATGTCATTCGCGAGAATCCTAGCAGACTGTCCGACGCCGATAAG GATCCAAAAGTCAGATCATTTGGAAAGTCAGGTGGCCGTGACGACACCATCAACCTTGGATATGATAATTCTAGCCCTACTGGATCAGCTGAGAAGAGGCCTCCGGGCAGGGATACATCTAAAGTACCGAAGAAGAAAGCGAAATCTTCTGCAGGGTCAACATCATCCATGGAGTACGCTTCGAAGATGCAAGATCTTTCTTTGCAAAAGATCTCtatgatgcaagaagaaacTGCACGTAAAAATGATCGTTTCCAGCAACTTGCCTTGATAGATGAGAAGCGCTACGAGGAAATGCGAAGCCACAATCAGTCACTGATACTACTTGAGCAAGAGAAGATTCAGCTCATGCGTGAGAAGCATGACATGGAGAAGGCAGAGAAGGAGCAGAAAGAGGACGAAAGGATCCTTGCAATTAATCTGGATTCTTGCCCACCACCTCTGCGAACATATTACGAAATTCGTCAGCACGGAATTCTGGAGAAGGCTGCTGCTAGGCGCAGGAACGAACAGGGGCCATGA
- the LOC120701088 gene encoding translation initiation factor IF-2-like — translation MNFQSILYVRLAVGAEHHCNCSAHTSVGLDGGRKELWSSPRMSPPNQVNAAASSCAHGCAPKPSPGPSHPRTAARPEGIPGRPGSEAGADGRARAPAGGGNPDFASTRGSKVGDGGRRGSSGTMQETRSPAHIHAPLEAQARADAGGSVRAPLLPPRADRLTRSSSLP, via the coding sequence ATGAATTTCCAAAGTATTCTGTACGTGAGGCTAGCAGTTGGCGCCGAGCACCATTGCAACTGCAGTGCACATACCTCAGTTGGGCTGGACGGAGGGCGGAAAGAGCTGTGGAGCTCTCCTCGGATGTCGCCGCCGAATCAGGtgaacgccgccgcctcctcttgcGCCCACGGGTGCGCACCGAAGCCTTCTCCAGGACCCTCGCACCCACGGACGGCCGCGCGGCCGGAGGGGATTCCGGGCCGGCCAGGCTCGGAGGCGGGAGCGGACGGCCGGGCGCGTGCTCCGGCAGGCGGCGGCAACCCGGATTTCGCTTCCACGCGGGGATCCAAAGTGGGCGACGGCGGCAGGCGAGGCAGCTCCGGAACGATGCAGGAAACCCGCTCCCCGGCGCACATCCACGCTCCCCTCGAGGCCCAGGCGCGCGCGGACGCCGGCGGATCTGTCCGCGCGCCGCTTCTCCCTCCCCGCGCCGACCGCTTGACGCggtcctcctccctcccgtaG
- the LOC120699793 gene encoding HIPL1 protein-like, translating to MAVHPDGSGRAFLYTQDGKVSLAMLPPRGSGAALQVNGDGAILDLTGRALIRLTGLALHPEFAANGLLFVAYTCDSDNSPACGGAGTSSSSSPPSPPPAAGGGNRSSRYQFVVEEFSTKGVDYGMGTHQARAAPTEVRRIFAMGLPPQLVDARGGQIFFRPGGDDGHLYLAVGRGGGAGGEASSPFLGKIIRLDVDRMPAGNKEPKIFASGLGDLRGCSFDSMKPSDLYCAGVDEQQNEQIYLISNYSAFPTTAAVSVVIDHGRPTAGQAPSIVGGFVNRGPADPFLNGRYMYIYNSSVWAAAETPASNAGGLHAHPSARIPNVRCSKSSPVPCGGEAIAGSIVFLCQDSSMDVYIITTGGIYRIIQPGLYAGGAPPLASPQKMPPWLTWLISILGLVFLVAIPAISSSLCGGAGAGRPTPNLSFSLSCCSWNCCSSGTTN from the exons ATGGCCGTGCACCCGGACGGCTCCGGCAGGGCCTTCCTGTACACCCAGGACGGCAAGGTCTCGCTTGCGATGCTGCCCccacgggggtccggagcgGCGTTGCAGGTCAACGGCGACGGGGCCATTCTCGACCTCACTGGTCGGGCGCTCATTAGGCTAACGGGGCTTGCGCTCCACCCGGAGTTCGCGGCCAACGGACTCTTGTTTGTCGCCTACACCTGCGATAGCGACAACTCAccagcgtgcggcggcgctggaacatcatcatcctcgtctcctccttctcctcctcctgctgctggtggtggaaATCGATCGAGCAGGTACCAGTTCGTTGTCGAGGAGTTCAGCACGAAGGGCGTTGACTATGGCATG GGGACTCATCAAGCTCGAGCTGCTCCAACTGAGGTGAGGAGGATCTTCGCCATGGGTTTGCCGCCGCAGCTGGTGGACGCGCGTGGAGGCCAGATCTTCTTCCGTCCTGGTGGCGATGATGGGCATCTCTACCTCGCCGTGGGGCGTGGTGGTGGAGCAGGAGGCGAAGCGAGCTCCCCGTTTCTGGGCAAGATCATCAGGCTCGACGTCGACCGCATGCCGGCGGGCAACAAGGAGCCCAAGATTTTTGCCAGTGGACTCGGCGACCTGAGGGGCTGCAGCTTCGATTCCATGAAGCCTTCTGACTTGTACTGCGCGGGAGTGGATGAG CAACAGAATGAGCAGATCTACCTGATCTCCAACTACAGCGCCTTTCCAACCACGGCCGCCGTCTCCGTCGTCATCGACCACGGCCGTCCAACAGCCGGCCAGGCGCCATCCATCGTAGGTGGTTTCGTCAATCGAGGTCCCGCTGACCCCTTCTTGAATGGAAG GTACATGTACATATATAATTCTTCCGTGTGGGCTGCAGCGGAAACTCCAGCGAGCAATGCTGGCGGGCTCCATGCACACCCCTCCGCCCGGATCCCCAACGTCCGGTGCTCCAAGAGCAGCCCCGTGccctgcggcggcgaggccatCGCCGGCAGCATCGTCTTCTTGTGCCAGGACAGCAGCATGGACGTCTACATCATCACCACCGGCGGCATCTACCGAATCATTCAGCCAGGCCTCTAcgccggcggcgctcctcctCTCGCGTCGCCGCAGAAGATGCCACCATGGCTTACGTGGCTCATCTCCATCCTTGGACTTGTTTTCTTGGTAGCGATCCCAGCCATCTCCTCGTCCctgtgcggcggcgcaggagcagGGCGGCCTACACCAAACTTGTCCTTCAGCTTGAGCTGCTGCTCATGGAACTGCTGCTCCAGTGGCACGACAAATTAA